A genomic window from Vitis riparia cultivar Riparia Gloire de Montpellier isolate 1030 chromosome 18, EGFV_Vit.rip_1.0, whole genome shotgun sequence includes:
- the LOC117905960 gene encoding uncharacterized protein LOC117905960, with product MLGWKHITVAAVAAGILTVLLIVLFWRWCCSKGHKDFVDASRNKHQSLQAGIAKLHHVSLPPYHHDLDSKRKANYYVFRRGVSSRPLFNWAHHPSLVTDAVENGWSRFGFTSYMSSPSMRSSLLGLCAVGEHGKETGAEISWEVSQGSADFMQKIRLNSGLKKMNMSSPSMAAASVIRTALPLPGPPLGNSSFPQEAYFEITILFSGEGDPESVGRVKEGERTKLIHENSNAKANSESIIHLEEMKLGSKDDGKGEVVMLSVGLTAGGSLPLKLPGSYPGSIGFNSNGSVYLDGIKLVFESEKEEWERADKVIGCGFDPSQKKVFFTIDSELVHVVHCKSEEFGSPLYPTLGANTDVEVLVNFGQSMFSYAPANAQRTPNPCFIGPLVNSPAAALGYEDSRELFSMGRIDSQWLNRCTTKSSHNNGSKALDFDEDSEADLFEIVLDRSGRSPHAVL from the exons ATGTTGGGATGGAAGCATATCACGGTGGCTGCGGTGGCGGCCGGAATACTGACTGTGCTTCTGATCGTGTTATTTTGGCGATGGTGTTGTAGTAAAGGACATAAGGATTTTGTTGATGCTTCCAGGAATAAACATCAGagcttgcaagctgggattgcGAAACTCCACCATGTTAGCCTTCCTCCATATCACCATGATCTAGACAGCAAGAGAAAGGCGAATTACTATGTTTTTCGACGTGGGGTTTCATCCAGACCTTTGTTTAATTGGGCGCATCATCCATCGCTCGTCACGGATGCGGTTGAAAATGGGTGGTCTCGATTCGGTTTCACGAGCTACATGTCGTCTCCCTCGATGAGATCATCGCTGTTGGGATTATGCGCAGTGGGGGAACATGGGAAAGAAACGGGGGCGGAGATTAGCTGGGAAGTGTCTCAGGGATCGGCTGATTTCATGCAGAAGATCAGATTGAATTCTGGGTTAAAGAAGATGAATATGAGCAGTCCTTCCATGGCTGCTGCATCTGTAATTAGAACAGCTTTGCCACTGCCAGGCCCTCCCTTGGGGAATTCCTCGTTCCCGCAAGAAGCCTACTTCGAAATCACAATATTGTTTTCCGGTGAAGGTGATCCTGAGTCTGTTGGCCGGGTTAAGGAAGGTGAGAGAACGAAGCTCATCCATGAGAATTCCAATGCTAAAGCCAATTCAGAATCTATAATCCATCTTGAAGAAATGAAACTCGGCTCTAAGGACGACGGCAAAGGTGAAGTCGTAATGCTATCGGTGGGGCTCACCGCCGGAGGCtctcttcctttgaaacttccTGGCAGCTACCCGGGATCAATTGGATTTAACTCCAATGGCTCTGTCTATCTTGACG GAATTAAACTTGTATTCGAATCGGAGAAGGAAGAATGGGAAAGGGCAGACAAGGTTATTGGTTGCGGATTTGATCCTAGCCAGAAGAAGGTGTTCTTCACAATAGATTCAGAACTAGTTCATGTAGTCCATTGCAAGTCAGAGGAATTTGGGAGTCCCCTTTATCCAACCCTCGGGGCAAACACAGACGTGGAAGTTCTGGTTAATTTTGGACAAAGTATGTTCAGCTACGCACCCGCCAATGCACAAAGAACTCCGAACCCTTGCTTTATCGGCCCCCTTGTGAATTCCCCCGCTGCTGCTCTGGGGTATGAAGACAGCAGGGAGCTTTTCTCAATGGGGAGAATAGACTCCCAGTGGCTCAACAGATGCACAACCAAAAGCAGCCACAACAATGGCAGTAAAGCATTAGATTTCGATGAGGATTCTGAAGCTGATTTATTTGAAATAGTCTTGGACAGAAGTGGCCGATCACCACACGCAGTATTGTAG
- the LOC117907949 gene encoding ethylene-responsive transcription factor ERF011-like, protein MRKLQIPFQTHKQREKGDEIGGDGLCRPVLDLSLRKINVAASPLDRIAANFGAVWGTEQRSVVMMEGKCCATTEKRKQRQQQEKPYRGIRMRKWGKWVAEIREPNKRSRIWLGSYSTPKAAARAYDTAVFCLRGRSARLNFPEYIAEEDEVQDLSAASIRKKATEVGARVDAMETALHASEPNSSRVSDKPDLNEYPSPESSDDD, encoded by the exons ATGAGAAAACTCCAAATACCCTTTCAGACTCACAAACAAAGAGAGAAGGGGGATGAGATAGGGGGCGATGGATTATGTCGGCCAGTGTTGGATTTATCTTTAAGGAAGATCAACGTGGCGGCCTCCCCACTCGACAGAATAGCAGCCAA CTTTGGGGCTGTTTGGGGCACAGAACAAAGGTCGGTTGTGATGATGGAAGGCAAGTGTTGTGCGACCACAGAGAAGCGGAAGCAGAGGCAGCAACAAGAGAAGCCTTACAGAGGTATAAGGATGAGGAAGTGGGGTAAGTGGGTGGCTGAGATTAGAGAACCCAACAAGAGGTCCAGGATATGGCTTGGTTCATACTCCACACCGAAAGCCGCTGCCCGTGCCTATGACACCGCCGTCTTCTGTCTCCGGGGCCGCTCTGCTCGCCTCAACTTCCCGGAGTATATAGCGGAAGAAGATGAGGTTCAGGACTTATCCGCCGCATCCATACGAAAGAAAGCCACCGAAGTCGGAGCTAGGGTTGACGCCATGGAGACCGCCCTCCACGCATCAGAACCCAATTCTAGCAGAGTCTCCGACAAACCCGACTTGAACGAGTACCCTAGCCCAGAAAGTTCAGATGATGATTGA
- the LOC117907724 gene encoding uncharacterized protein LOC117907724, with protein sequence MMNSLPPFCNAKLTLIPLTSPSSIFLRKTKYSLSLNTETGISLISVKPSQNLNPSKWRINVRASAADEIDMVRNKDGVYTVKRKKVVVLWDLDNKPPRGPPYAAATALIELAQRFGDIVDISAYANRHAFVHLPQWVLEERHERRRMDFLERKGITTPAEPYICGVCGRKCRTNLDLKKHFKQLHERERQKKLNRMRSLKGKKRQRYKEKFISGNTKYEEAARSLITPKVGYGLASELRRAGVFVKTVEDKPQAADWALKRQMQHSMSRGIDWLVLVSDDSDFADMLRRARESNLGTVVVGDWHRALGRHADLWVPWTGVENREVTEEDLRPRNRRRSDFEDRDDGLFSVTHFNGDGIGGGILDGLVDELVVNRSECNGVNISAFSEGEEDWIGEELDKRGRVQFQAGQSLDEDDDYILWDSEDEEAEEEDGYL encoded by the coding sequence ATGATGAATTCTCTTCCTCCTTTCTGCAATGCCAAACTCACCCTTATTCCTCTCACTTCTCCCTCATCTATTTTCCTCCGCAAAACCAAATATTCTCTTTCTCTAAATACCGAAACTGGGATTTCCCTAATATCAGTAAAACCCTCACAAAACCTCAACCCCTCCAAATGGCGAATCAATGTCCGAGCCAGTGCTGCAGACGAAATCGACATGGTTCGAAACAAAGATGGCGTCTACACAGTCAAGCGGAAGAAGGTGGTGGTTCTCTGGGATCTTGATAACAAGCCCCCTCGTGGCCCGCCGTATGCGGCGGCGACGGCACTGATAGAATTGGCGCAGCGGTTCGGCGATATTGTCGACATCTCCGCCTACGCCAACCGCCATGCCTTCGTGCACCTACCCCAGTGGGTCCTCGAGGAACGCCACGAACGACGCCGCATGGACTTCCTCGAACGCAAGGGCATAACGACGCCGGCTGAGCCCTATATCTGCGGCGTCTGCGGCCGCAAATGCCGAACCAACTTGGACCTCAAAAAGCACTTCAAGCAGCTCCACGAGCGCGAGCGCCAGAAGAAGCTAAATCGGATGAGGTCGCTCAAGGGTAAGAAACGACAGCGTTATAAGGAGAAGTTCATTTCTGGGAATACTAAGTATGAGGAGGCAGCGAGGTCTTTAATCACTCCAAAGGTTGGGTATGGACTGGCTTCGGAGTTGAGGCGTGCCGGAGTTTTTGTGAAGACGGTGGAGGATAAGCCCCAGGCGGCAGATTGGGCGTTGAAGAGGCAAATGCAGCATTCCATGAGTCGAGGAATTGATTGGTTGGTTTTGGTATCAGATGATTCAGACTTTGCGGATATGTTGAGGAGGGCCAGGGAGTCGAATTTGGGGACAGTGGTTGTTGGGGATTGGCACAGGGCATTGGGGCGCCATGCAGATTTGTGGGTTCCCTGGACTGGGGTTGAAAATAGGGAGGTTACGGAGGAGGATTTGAGGCCTAGGAATAGGAGGAGAAGTGATTTCGAGGATAGGGATGATGGTTTGTTTTCAGTCACCCATTTTAATGGAGATGGCATTGGTGGGGGCATTTTGGATGGTTTAGTGGATGAGCTTGTCGTGAATAGGTCCGAGTGTAATGGTGTCAATATATCAGCTTTTTCTGAAGGGGAAGAAGATTGGATAGGAGAGGAATTAGACAAGAGGGGTCGTGTTCAGTTCCAAGCTGGCCAATCTcttgatgaggatgatgattaTATCTTATGGGATAGTGAGGATGAGGAAGCAGAGGAGGAAGATGGGTATTTGTGA